A genomic window from Populus nigra chromosome 7, ddPopNigr1.1, whole genome shotgun sequence includes:
- the LOC133698758 gene encoding phenolic glucoside malonyltransferase 1-like, giving the protein MEAENQVNTLDVCQVTPYFDSLESATELSLPLTFYDIIWLKFPPVERIFFYKLTESTPTFFNSVILPKLKHSLSHTLLHFLPLAGNIMWPPQANKPIILYTPDDGVQLTIAESNADFHLLSGDEVHEASDSRPYIPELPVTDSKASVIALKITLFPNHGFCIGISAHHSALDGKSSTMFIKAWAHFCKLGDEDNRQYPALLTELTPVFDRIGIQDPEGLDMVYLNNWLELKWPGVDLKPRGLQLLPVIAVRSSSVRATFELSREDIKKLRERVLANLVKEGSKETHPIHLSPFVLVLAHGFVCIVKARGFESNRRVLIGFAVDCRARLDPPIHENYFGSCVSSCAAFTEAESLLEENGFMYVAEMLSELIKSLEKGVLDGAKEKTASFMKEAAGGAAILGVAGSNRFEVYGTDFGWGKPEKVEITSIDRTGAISLAESKDGNGGVEIGLVLEKHEMEKFTSLFVDGLKNHY; this is encoded by the coding sequence ATGGAAGCCGAAAACCAAGTAAACACCCTCGATGTCTGCCAAGTTACTCCTTACTTCGACTCATTGGAGTCAGCTACCGAGTTATCTCTTCCGCTAACCTTCTACGACATTATATGGTTGAAATTTCCTCCAGTTGAAcgcatatttttctataaactcACTGAGTCAACTCCAACTTTCTTCAATTCAGTGATCCTTCCCAAACTCAAACACTCTCTTTCTCATACACTCCTTCACTTCCTTCCTCTTGCCGGCAACATTATGTGGCCTCCACAAGCCAACAAACCCATCATCCTATACACTCCAGACGATGGTGTTCAGCTCACAATTGCTGAGTCCAATGCTGACTTTCATCTCCTCTCGGGAGATGAAGTCCATGAAGCTTCAGATTCTCGTCCTTACATACCCGAGTTGCCGGTCACTGACTCAAAGGCATCCGTTATAGCTTTGAAAATAACCTTATTTCCTAATCACGGCTTTTGCATTGGCATCTCTGCCCACCATTCAGCCCTTGATGGCAAAAGCTCGACCATGTTTATCAAAGCATGGGCTCACTTCTGCAAACTCGGTGATGAAGACAACCGACAGTATCCAGCTTTGTTGACAGAACTAACACCTGTTTTTGACCGAATAGGTATACAAGACCCTGAAGGGTTGGACATGGTGTATTTGAACAACTGGTTAGAATTAAAATGGCCTGGTGTGGATCTCAAACCAAGAGGCTTACAACTTTTGCCAGTTATAGCAGTTCGATCTAGCTCAGTACGAGCAACGTTCGAGTTATCTCGTGAAGACATAAAGAAACTCAGGGAGAGGGTGCTTGCTAATTTAGTAAAGGAAGGTTCAAAAGAAACACACCCAATCCATTTATCTCCCTTTGTGCTTGTATTAGCTCACGGATTTGTATGTATAGTTAAGGCAAGAGGGTTTGAAAGTAACAGAAGGGTTCTTATTGGATTTGCAGTAGATTGTAGAGCCCGTTTGGACCCTCCAATACATGAGAACTATTTTGGTTCATGTGTCAGTTCATGTGCTGCGTTTACAGAAGCAGAATCTCTTTTAGAGGAGAATGGATTTATGTATGTAGCAGAAATGCTAAGTGAGCTTATCAAAAGCTTAGAGAAAGGAGTCCTTGATGGAGCAAAGGAGAAGACGGCAAGCTTCATGAAAGAAGCGGCAGGTGGTGCAGCAATACTTGGGGTTGCTGGGTCAAACCGATTTGAGGTTTATGGAACTGATTTTGGGTGGGGGAAACCAGAGAAGGTGGAGATAACTTCCATAGATAGGACAGGAGCAATTTCTCTAGCGGAGAGCAAGGATGGAAATGGTGGAGTCGAGATTGGTTTGGTTTTGGAGAAGCATGAGATGGAAAAATTCACTTCTTTATTTGTTGATGGCCTTAAGAATCATTATTAg